The genomic DNA tatttcattggatatagggtcggatatccaaataactgacaacccgtcgGATATTTAATACATAATAACCgtcggatatagggtcggatgtagggtcatgatattacattatccgatctagtagggccggatagttttttatcccaataaccgaaccaacccgatccgcgatcacccctaACCTCTACAATGGTTCAAAACTTTTTATTCagttttttagattttacaaacCTCTCATAAACCTTGCATTGGATATGCCCTAAGAATGCCAATGTGCATGCGTTAAAAAGCTACTGATTTCTGATAACTCACCTCCTGGAATTGAATGCTGTTGTTTATTCATATTTTGAGAACACTACTATACCTGAGATGGAATCGGGGTATTCCTAGTTCATTTTTATCTCAAATATCTTTACATTTTCACATATCTTTGCAGTGTAGCAGCTGGTGGGAGAGTTCTTGGTGGTTGTTTTTTCCAATGTTGATTTATCTTGTAACTTTTGTAGAGATTTTTATGGCTTTTGCTTATCCATCTTGTTTATTTCTACAGTTCCCCATGTAGCACAAAAAGTTCCAACATCACTTCCATATTTGAGTAAGGTTAGCTGTGATATTTGACTACAAATTGTTGTCTTTACTTGAGGAATGGTGCCTTCCTGGGAAACTGTAATAGATTTGAGATGATGACATGATTAGAGATCTGATCTCTCTTTTCGTCAAGGCTCTTATTTATGCTTCCTATAATTGAATTCCGTTTCATGTTGTATAACTTAAAACTTCAAGTTCAATAACAACCCTAATAAAAATTTACTCGTGTTTGAATTTCACATCCATGCAAACTTTGGATGTATTCTCTTCTGTCAGCATGGGAGCAGTGATGGCATGAAAATAAATGCTGGTGGAGAAAATGGTGATGAAATAAGGAAAGATTGTCAGCGTGAATTTGGGAGCTATTGCTTATGGTCTGTAGAACATAAAACAGCAATGAAGGATTCCATCGTTAAGACATTCAAAGACCAGCTTTACGTTGCTAGAGCTTACTATCCAAGCATAGCAAAACTTCATGGACAAATGAAGCTATCTCGTGATTTGAAACAAAGTATACAAGAACATGAACGGATACTCAGTGAAGCAATTACAGATGATGATCTTCCAAAATTGTAAATCTCAACTCTACatgctgtttttttttctttctactttttgtttttattttctaataatcATGTGTGTGCGTGTGTGCGCGCGCGCACACATCCAGCTTCTTACAAATTACAATATTTTAGGATTTCTTCTTAATCATTTTTGTCATCTGAAGCATTTATGTTAAGGAATATATGAAAGACATTATCCTGTTCTATATCCATGGATGAATCTTTGTACTTATTGTTGTTCATATATCGTTGAATATGTTGTTAAAGTATTTTATCTTTTGCTTGCCTAGGTTTCTTGAAATATACTCCATATAGATGATTAAACTGTTGTAAGACCATCAATGATTTACGGGTGTCGTGTAGCCAGCATTAGAAGGTAAGTATGTATTCATGAATTTGTAAGTTTACTTATAAAGGCAGAGAAAAGGGTGTCACTGAACAATTAGGTGGAGCTCTGAAAGAGAAAAGGATATCAAACAAAACTTCAAACAGTTCTTCCCTTTAGTGTTTTGGACATGCAAACCTGTTGTCTTTGTTGCATCCCCAAATTATGCTTGTTCATTGCATCTAGTTGGTGTTTTAGACAGAAACAGTGAAATGATAAAGTATCTCTGTTTGAATTAATAGAAACTATGGTATTTGCTTCTAGTTTTTTGTTGGTTTAGAAATCTTTGAAATGAACTTGTGAATTTGTGAATAATAGATTGGCAAACTGCTGTTGATCTCATGGAACTGGCTGGCACTTCTAGGTCTGAGGATAATAATATATAGATCTGCAGATAGAAACTAACATGGTTATTTCTTTTCACTTTCAGTGCagaaaagaagacacagaagatgGAAGAGACAATTGCAAGAGCTAAAGCGTGCGCTGTGGATTGCAATAACATCCAGAAGAAACTCAGACAGATACTAGATCTCACCGAGGATGAATCTAATTTTCATATGAGGCAAAGCGCATTCCTCTATCACCTTGCTGTTCAGACAATGCCTAAAAGTCTTCATTGCTTGTTAATGAGATTGACATTGGAGTTTTTTAAATCTCCGTCAACTAGCTACCAGGAGTCACACCCTAACCCATTTGACAGTCGAAATCTTATGCATTATGCGATTTTCTCCAAAAATGTTCTCGCAGCTTCAGTTACTATAAATTCAACAGTAATGAGCTCTGAGGTACTTATACCTTTTCTCATAGCTGAGTGAAATTATGGATGCTATTTTTGGCGTTTAATGAATTTTCTGTTAATTTTATAGGTCAATCAAAATATGGCATTCCATGTTGTAACAGACGCACAAAATTTTTATGCTATGAAGGTATGGTTTCAAAAAAATTCTTACAGAGAAGCAACCGTTCATGTGATAAACATTGAAGAACTTAAGCCGAAGCACGTCCTTCACAATACCAGCCTATCAGCACTGTTACTATCTGAAGAATTTCGTATATCTATTCATAGACCTGATCAACCTGCTGCAGAAATGAGTGCCGCATACATTAGTGTGTTTGGCCATTCTCACTTTCTTCTTCCCGAACTCTTTAAGAACCTAAAACGAGTAGTGGTTTTGGATGATGATGTGGTTGTTCAGCAGGATTTGTCACCCCTATGGAGCTATGACCTGGGTGGAAAGGTGATTGGAGCTGTCGAGCTTTGTGGGATGAGACTAAGCCAACTGAAAAATCTTCTGGGCAGAAACATCTATGATGCGAATTCATGCACTTGGATTTCTGGATTGAATATTGTTGATTTGGATAAATGGAGGGAGCATAATGTGACGGCGATATATTTGCAACTTCTTCAAGGCGTAAGTGATATAGCACTTAGCATGTTCTCAACACTGAACTGTATTCTATAGCCAAATGCCcacttggaataaaaggagacTTTTTTGTTGCATAAACTTAGTTTTCTAAACTTTTAATGTGCTTAACACATGGTTAATCCAACAAATTTCCTGATTACATCTCTTCACCTAAATAGTGAATGTACATTCGCCATCTTTTTCTGTTTGGATCTCTTTGCCATCAGTTTCCCACCTAATTGgaagtttgtttgttttttttccttgaagAATTTTATGTTCGACTTGTTCTTATTGAGTCTCCATTCTGCTTGAATGAAATCTCATAATATGCTTTGACCCATTACAGTTTCAAACGAAAGATGAAACATCGCTTAGAGCTGCAGCACTGCCCGCAAGCTTAATTGCATTCCAGAATCTGATCCAACCCTTAAATGAGAGCTGGTCTTTGGCAGGGCTTGGTCACAATCATGGTATCACTAGAGAGGCTATAAACAGTGGTTTGTCCTTGCATTACAATGGCAATATGAAACCTTGGCTTGACCTCGGCATTCCAAAATACAAAAAGTACTGGAAGAAATTTCTTACACAGGATGACAAGTTCATGGTTGAATGCAAGGTGAATCTATAGCTGAATGAATCAGTCGATGCAATTTGCCACCTGATTTGGATATTCCATATGCTCAGCGAATCAAGTAGAACAAGTCACACAGAATGCTTGAGAGTTTGCGTTTACAACTGGATCTTTGCCGAGATATTACTTGGCAATGTGGAAGGCAATTTCATTTGCTTGATGGAAGTGAATCAAGTAAATCGAAATTGAAATTGTCTAGTTGGAGAGATCTTTGATAGAACAAGAGATTACCTTGCCACTTGTACCCTGGATTAGATTTGTGCTTCTCCTTGCTGCTAAtgcagtttttattttttattttttttattattattttttaaaaatagaacaGGTAGAACATTGATGTTCTACAAATGCAGTTCCTCAACCTGTAATTTCACCAGTCTGGTCTCAATAAACAGGCCACTGGTTTGTAAATCTGTATCATCATGAGTGTTTTCTGTTGGATTTCTGTGTGTTTATCAACTGCTCTTCAGTAATGAATTTGTTTATTCTTCCAGTTGTCTTTTTTTGGAGATAAAGACAGGTAAAGGAAGAACAAAATTAATGTTGTGTTCAATTGGAAGGAGAAATATTTTCCTACTTTATAGACAAGATTGTTTATAGATTCATGGCATTGCGTAAGGATGTAAttagaagcttaaaatttaataaatcttACTTTAAGCATCCTCAATTCCTCAAGCATCACATTAAGATCATGCTAAAGCATAAAACATGCTTGAGGATGCCTTTTTTGCACTACTTTGACCATTCGTAAGaagatcaaaatttaaatttcaatagGGCCATAAATGATAAATATTCTAAAGATCGACTTTTAAATGTGTGTATGTTAGTGTTTTGAATTTATCTGATAGCGAATTAGGAAAGATCATCTAaggttgaaataatttttttttttttaaagaacttgagtttagtttatttaaatattattgagTTCTCAATTTGAATTTGAGTTTGTTTCAACAAAACAGTGATTTGTTTAGATATTATATAACTCTCAATTTATGTTTCTTtgcttgtttgaaatttttatattttaaaatttctttagcaTGTTAGTgagtttaattttatatatatttagagagtttttttatttataatttggaTAAGAATTTTATTGATCCTGATTTACAATTTCTGTTAATCAAAATTgttctaatttatttatttatttgttattattattattaccatATATCTAACCCCCGAGCCGACTAAATCTCGAGATGAACTGTTCAATCCTACAAAAGTTTCCTAATAAATCTGAAAAATACTACAACAGATAGTCAAATTAGCATCCTACTAAAAGAAAATGTGCATAGCTGGTAATCGTACCCAATGGGCAAACACATATATTACCTCCAAGAAAATTTGCCCTAATTTATATCAAAactaaagttttttattttatttttgactaTTTCCATTCAAATCATGGCACTTTCTTTTGGAGAAATAAAGATGGTTTTGGCCTGCTTTATTGGGGCATATACTTTGGCGTTATACACACACCACTAGAGAGTAGAGACCAGACATTATTATGCTTAATTATGCTGTGATTGTGATTAGGGCATATTTATGATCACACTTCTGCTTTTAATTTCCATCACTCAAATCCCCTTTCACTTTATCTTCACCTTTGCTTCAACGCAACTGCCTATGCTATTCATTATTCGATTCATCGGGGGATAAAACTTATGCGAAGACAATTCTTTACGCACAATCGCAATACTACCATGCgcttatctataaaactaatGTTCAAACATCCCAAGCCAAGTGGCGGAGATGACACGGGCCGTGTGGTAAGCTCATGACTCAATCAACTCAAAATCAACTCGACCTGACTCAAGGTTGAGTTCGGGTCAAATCAACCTAACTCACAATGAGCTCAGGTCAAATCAACCTAACTCACAATGAGCTCAAGTTAAACCAGACTGATCCTTCAGAGGTCGGACAAAGTCAATCTGACTCACGGTCGAGCTCAACTCAAGCCAGCCTGACTCGTAATCAAGCTTGAGTTCAACCAGACATAGTTAAGTAGGGCTCAGCTCAAACCGCTCTTGAGTTTAAATATGACACGACGATTATAATAATGCAAATTGATGAGGGGTGAGCCCTTTGAGGAAGATTAAAGAGATATGTCATTTGAGAATCTTTATCATTTTTCACTCCCGATATATGGTAATAGGGTTACGAGATTATTTCATGTTATTCCACgtcttttctcttttctcctatTTTTTCTAGATTTGATTTGTGCTTCGGAAGAGATTTCACTAAGATCCTTTTTGACATCCTTCTAACTCTTTATGGTGTCTCTAACTTTCCTAAAGTCGTCATCATCACTGAAAATTCTCATCTTAACCCAACCTTTTCTCATTAGGTATTTCAGAGCCTTTGCATAACTTGATCGGATAGAAATCCAATAGAAACTGACTTGATTGGCATTCGACTTATCGTAGAAACTCAGCTATTGGCATATCAAGGAGTGGTCCCATCCTATGTTCTAACACATTTTCACTTAGTTATCATACATATTCGATGAATAAATCAATGattaaggaagaaaaaaaataatttagaaagatttataaGACAACATATGATCTTTAATGTTATTTAGGTACATATCTtttgttttaataaataatatgTATATTTTCTTTAACAAAATATATACCTTTATTTAGTTATAAAGCATTTTCATTTAGTTATATCAAATGCACTTAACCACGATAATTATATTATACCAAAAAATTTCTTTtggtatttttttaataaatattgttGTACAAAAGTATAAAATTATTTCTAAGATATGTGCATATATATAATCACTTGTaatcttcaaataaattttatatgacattaaaaatattaaaatgtttATGAGTTAATCTTATTTGTGGAAGTTAATTACTAAAAATGTGACTTTAATTAttcagatttattaattaaatgctATTATTTTCATTTCTCCAA from Zingiber officinale cultivar Zhangliang chromosome 4A, Zo_v1.1, whole genome shotgun sequence includes the following:
- the LOC121971436 gene encoding probable galacturonosyltransferase 7; protein product: MKGFVVISTPPASKRRCRSSSVAVLVLVIFSLLVPLFFLLGLLNRFPSGYVTDDDLVPWESTLYGVGTSKFGSYEGDSLRIKNLVKKFEPAFSKDLSWNHMQKTGTFLNNKPAKNSTPLIEEGKGPISKPLTVIMTSHSDPNNNSAYHKPETIIHDTQVPHVAQKVPTSLPYLSKHGSSDGMKINAGGENGDEIRKDCQREFGSYCLWSVEHKTAMKDSIVKTFKDQLYVARAYYPSIAKLHGQMKLSRDLKQSIQEHERILSEAITDDDLPKFAEKKTQKMEETIARAKACAVDCNNIQKKLRQILDLTEDESNFHMRQSAFLYHLAVQTMPKSLHCLLMRLTLEFFKSPSTSYQESHPNPFDSRNLMHYAIFSKNVLAASVTINSTVMSSEVNQNMAFHVVTDAQNFYAMKVWFQKNSYREATVHVINIEELKPKHVLHNTSLSALLLSEEFRISIHRPDQPAAEMSAAYISVFGHSHFLLPELFKNLKRVVVLDDDVVVQQDLSPLWSYDLGGKVIGAVELCGMRLSQLKNLLGRNIYDANSCTWISGLNIVDLDKWREHNVTAIYLQLLQGFQTKDETSLRAAALPASLIAFQNLIQPLNESWSLAGLGHNHGITREAINSGLSLHYNGNMKPWLDLGIPKYKKYWKKFLTQDDKFMVECKVNL